A genomic region of Candidatus Tanganyikabacteria bacterium contains the following coding sequences:
- the tuf gene encoding elongation factor Tu has translation YVKNMITGAAQMDGAILVVSAADGPMPQTREHILLARQVGVPFIVVFLNKADMVDDPELLELVEMEVRDLLKEYKFPGDEIPVVAGSALKALEAMVANPKTVKGENPDVDVLYKLMEEVDRYIPEPQREVDKPFLMPVEDVFSITGRGTVATGRIERGKIKIQEEIEIIGFKDTRKAVVTGVEMFRKTLDEGFAGDNVGILLRGVDKDEIERGQVLAKPGSIKPHTKFKAEVYVLKKEEGGRHTPFFPGYKPQFYVRTTDVTGSITLPQGTEMVMPGDNIQMEIELIQPVAIEQGMRFAIREGGRTVGAGVVASVVE, from the coding sequence TACGTCAAGAACATGATCACCGGCGCGGCCCAGATGGACGGCGCCATCCTGGTCGTGTCGGCCGCCGACGGCCCGATGCCCCAGACCCGCGAGCACATCCTCCTCGCCCGCCAGGTCGGCGTCCCCTTCATCGTCGTCTTCCTCAACAAGGCCGACATGGTGGACGATCCCGAGCTGCTCGAGCTGGTCGAGATGGAAGTCCGCGACCTGCTCAAGGAGTACAAGTTCCCCGGCGACGAGATCCCGGTGGTCGCGGGCTCGGCCCTCAAGGCCCTCGAGGCCATGGTGGCCAACCCCAAGACCGTCAAGGGCGAAAACCCCGACGTCGACGTGCTCTACAAGCTCATGGAAGAAGTCGACCGCTACATTCCCGAGCCGCAGCGCGAGGTCGACAAGCCGTTCCTGATGCCGGTGGAAGACGTCTTCTCCATCACCGGCCGCGGCACGGTCGCCACGGGCCGCATCGAGCGCGGCAAGATCAAGATCCAGGAAGAAATCGAGATCATCGGCTTCAAGGACACCCGCAAGGCCGTCGTCACCGGCGTCGAGATGTTCCGCAAGACGCTCGACGAGGGTTTTGCCGGCGACAACGTGGGCATCCTGCTCCGCGGCGTCGACAAGGACGAGATCGAGCGCGGCCAGGTCCTGGCCAAGCCCGGCTCTATCAAGCCGCACACCAAGTTCAAGGCCGAGGTGTACGTCCTCAAGAAGGAAGAGGGCGGCCGCCACACGCCGTTCTTCCCCGGCTACAAGCCGCAGTTCTACGTCCGCACGACGGACGTGACCGGCTCCATCACGCTGCCGCAGGGCACCGAGATGGTCATGCCCGGCGACAACATCCAGATGGAAATCGAGCTGATCCAGCCCGTCGCCATCGAGCAGGGCATGCGCTTCGCCATCCGCGAGGGCGGCCGCACCGTGGGTGCGGGCGTCGTCGCCAGCGTCGTCGAGTAG